GTCGCGTCTTTGTTGATGAGTTCTGCGTAGATGTCGTGAGCCACGGCCGACGAGGCCGTGATGAACAGGCCAGCGGTGGTCGCAATCGCCGCGGCCATCGCGCCGGCGGCGACGAGGCCGACGAACCAGCGCGGCAGGTTCGCGAACTGCGCGGCGAGGACGACGATGACGTCGCCCTCCGCGCCAGACATGGCCTGTGAACCGCTGAAGACGGCATCCGGCCCGATGTTGTTCACTTGCGCGAACAGGTCGACGCCGAAGGCGGCCATCGCGGGGGCGGCCCAGTAGAGCAGGAGGATGAAGAACAGGCCCCAGACGGTCGACCAGCGGGCGGTTCGCTCGCTCTTGACCGTATAGAATCGAACGAGAACGTGGGGCAAGCCGCAGGTTCCGAAGATGAGCGAGAAGGCCGTCGCGATCCAGATGTAGTACGAGGCGTTCTCGAACGGCGCGGAGAACTCCCGACCAAGGTCGTTTATCAGCATCCCGTACTCGATTTGCGGGAGAATCGTGGAGTACCCCTGCGTGAAGCCGACGACGTAGACGCCGGCGAGGAACGCGATGATGAGGATGACGTACTGGACGGCCATGTTCTTGGTCGCCCCGAGCATTCCCGAGAGCGCGAGGTAGCCGACGGTGATGGTCATCATCACGACGATCATCGGGATGATATCGAGGCCGAAGACGTACTGGCCGACCAGTCCCATGCCGCGGGCCTGGCCGACCGAGTAGACGTACGCGATGAGTAGGGTGGTAAACGCCGCGAGCGCCCTGGCCGTCGGCGAGTTGAATCGGTCTGCAACGAAGTCAGGAGCCGTGTACTTCCCGAACCGACGCATCTGTGCGGCGAGGAAGATGAGCAGGACGAAGTAGCCGGTCGTCCAGCCGACGATGAACGCGAGGCCGTAGAACCCGGAGAGGGCGACCAGCCCCGCGAGTCCGAGATACGACGCCGCGGACATCCAGTTTGCGCCGATTGCCATGCCGTTCTCGATGTTCCCGATGCCGCGTCCGGCGACCCACATCCCCTCGGTGTCTGCCACTTTGAAGATGTAACCGATGACGAGGAACGACGCCATCATCAGGAAGACGATGATTGCGGGGACGAGCTTGAACGAGATGTCGAGTGCCTCCGCCTGCAATGGGAGTATCACTGGTCTGCACCTCCGCTCGCGGCCTTCGAGTCACTCGTTCCGGCCTTCTTCGACGCCGACCCGGCAGTGCCGTGGTCGATGCCGTACTTCTCGTCGAGTTTGTCGCGCTGGCGAGCGTAGACGGCCGCCAGCACGAGCGCCCCGGTCGGTGCGCCGAAGGCGACGAGGAAGTAGTGAAGCGGGAAGCCAATTCCCGGAATCGTCGTCGTCATCACGTCGGGCGCGACGACGGTGGCCGTCACCGGCCCGAAGACGATGAGCGCCCAGATGGCGAAACTGGCCCAGACGATTTTGAGGTGGTCTCGCATGAACGCCGTCGACGGACTCAGGAGGTTCACCTCCTCTTCCAGATAGTTCGTGCGTCTGTGTTGCTGTGCGGCCTGTGTGAGCGTCCCGCCGTCCGTCTCCATCGACGAGGACCCTGTCGAATCGTGCGTGTTGTTTTCTTGCATGGGTGGGTGTGGGTTGTGGGGTCGTGCGTTGTACCGTCAAAAAAATTGGAATGGCGTGGTCAGTCGTCCTGTACCTTCGCGGCGATTTCGGAGACGATGTCCGGGTTCCGGAGCGTCGAGGTATTCCCGAGTTCGTCGCCGTTCGCGATGTCCTCTAAGAGGCGGCGCATGATTTTGCCAGAGCGCGTCTTTGGCAGTTCCGGCGTGAAGACGACCTGCTCGGGGCGGGCGATTGGCCCGATGGCCGAGTTGACGCCCTCGATGATACGCTCGGCCATCTCGTCGTCGCCCTCGTAGCCGTCTTCGGTGATGACGTAGGCGTAAACCGCCTCGCCTTTCACGTCGTGGTGGCCGCCAACCACGGCGGCTTCGGCGACGCCTTCAACGTCCACGATGGCCGATTCGATTTCCATCGTCCCGAGGCGGTGGCCGGAGACGTTGATGACGTCGTCGACCCGCCCGAGGACGGTGATATAGCCGTCTTCAGAAATCTTCGCGCCGTCTTCGGGGAAGTAGACCCAGTCGTCGGGGTCGTCGCTGTTGGTGTCCGAGTAGGTGCGCCAGTACTCCTCGATGTAGCGCTCGTCGTTTTGATAGAGCGTCCGGAGCATCCCCGGCCACGGCTTGTTCACAGTCAGGTAGCCGGCGCGGCCCGCGTCGACCTCGTTGCCCTCCGTGTCGACGATGCGGGCGTCGATGCCCGGCAGCGGTGGCCCCGCGGACCCTGGCGACATCTCACCGACACCCGGCAGGGTGGTTATCATCATGCCGCCGGTTTCGGTCTGCCACCAGGTGTCCACGACGGGACACTCCTCGCCGCCGATGTGCTTGTAGTACCACTTCCACGCACGCGGGTTGATTGGTTCACCGACCGTTCCGAGCAGGCGCAGCGAGGAGAGGTCGTGGCTTTCTGGGTACTGGGACCCCCACTTCATGAACGCCCGAATCGCCGTCGGCGCGGTGTACAGTTGGTTCGCGTCGTATTCGTCGACGATTTCCCAGAGGCGGTCTTTCTCGGGATAGTCCGGCGTCCCCTCGTACATCATCGTGGTCGTCCCGAGCGCGAGCGGGCCGTAGACGATGTAGGAGTGGCCGGTAATCCAGCCGATGTCTGCGGCACAGAAGTAGGTGTCCTCGGCTTTCACGTCGAGGACGGCCTGCGAGGTCCACGCGGTGTAGGCGAGGTAGCCGCCCGTGGTGTGTTTGACGCCTTTCGGCTGACCCGTCGTGCCCGAGGTGTACATCAGGAACAGCATGTCCTCTGCGTCCCGGGAGACGGGGTCGACGGTCGCGCCTTCCTGGGCGGCGACGAGTTCGTCGTAGTCGTGCTGGCTGGCCTCCATCGGGTGGTCGTAGTCTTCGTCGAGGCGGTCGACGACGACCGTCTCCACGTCGTGTTCGACGCCCGAAAGCCCCTCGTCGGCCTTCGCCTTGTGTTCGAGCGGGTCACCGCGCCGATAGTAGCCGTCACACGTGACGAGGTACGCAGAGTCCGCCGCGTTCATCCGGGTGGCGAGTGCGTCGGCGGAGAAGCCGGCGAACACCACCGAGTGCGGCGCCCCGATTCTCGCACACGCGAGCATCGCAATCGGGAGCTCTGGAATCATCGGCATGTAGAGGGTAACGATGTCGTCCTCCTCGACGCCGAGGTCCCGGAGTGCGGCCGCGAACTCGTTTACCTCGCGGTGGAGTTCCCGGTAGGTGTAGGTTCGATTTGCCTCGTCGGTCGGTTCGCCGACCCATTCGATGGCGGCTTCGTCACCGTGTTCGTCGAGGTGTCGGTCGATGCAGTTCGCCGAGGCGTTGAGCGACCCGCCCGTGAACCACTCGAAAAACGGTGGGTTCGAGTCGTCGAGAACGGTGTCGTAGTCCGTCTCCCAGTCGAGTACGTCGGCGGCCTGTTCCCAGCAGCCCGGCCACTCGTTTTCGAACTCGTCGTAGATGCCCTCGTCCGCCACGTTCGCTTGCTGTACGAACGATTCAGGCGGGCTGAACCGCTCCTGTTCTGCCAACCGAGCCTCCAGTTCGGTGTTGGTGTCCTGCGACATAGTGAGCCGTGTTGACAACCATTATATTAGGGTATAAAGGGTGTAACTAATTATACTAACTTCGCGAAAAACGCACCGCGAGCGGTCGCGGCAAATAGTCTCTCTTAGCCTGTCTCGGGCGGCTGTTGCCGTCGCACCTGAGAGATGGAGATTTCTTACGAAACGGCTCTGTTTACTCCTCAGTCGTTGATCGTTCGATTCGGAAACTTCGAATCTCATCGAGAGTATCAGCGGTCTCATACGGCCAAACTCATCGAATTACTGTCGTATTGAATCAGCATGGGTAGCTTGAAGCGTCGGGTTCGCAGAAAAATAATCGAGAGTGAGACTGCTTCCCTCGTTGCTGTCCCGTTAGTCGTCTGCGGTTGCCTGCTGCTCGGTGATGTATTTGACAATTTCGTCCGTTTCAGTTTTGAAATCGTCAAGGTCGGTCTCATTCCCGTGGAGAATCGTCGAGAAGTATTTCGTGTCGGCGGCGAGGTTGACAGCTTCCTTGAGCTCCTCGTCCTTGACGCCACTCAACCGCGCCTCCTCCGTGTGGAAGTAGGTACAGAAAGGACAGCTAATCGCGGCTGCGACGCCGACCCCAATGAGTGCTTTCTCGCGCGCGGACAGTTCGGTGTCTTCTCCCAAGTTGAGGTCGCGAAAGAGCCCCCAACTGTGTTCACTCGCCGATTCTGCCAAGTTCTCCATCCAACTCGGAACTTGGCCGAGCATTCCCTCCATCTCTTGTTGTGTGGCTTTCGATACCATCAGTTACACACCTTCACCTCCGAATCCGATGTGATAGGAGGTGTAATTATTAGGACGAATTAGGTTACTAAAGTTATGAGGTGGTTGGGTGAGTATAATCTACCTGTATCGACGACTTTCTTCAGAGCTGTGTAGTTAGTACACCAGCCTAACGAACGGGCCACCACCGGAGCCCACTAACCAGCCTGTATCAATTGACCGTACTGTATATCCGGCGTTCACTCCCGAACCGCGGCGTCTGCGTCCTCGATGACAGCGGTGAGTACCTTCTGTTGAGCCTTCCGGAGGTGATTGTGCAGCGTCGGCGACGAGACGTCCATCGAGGCAGCCAGCTCCTCTGCGGTCGAGCCACGGGGCCACTCGAAGTAGCCCGAAAAGTAGGCCGCCCGGAGTACCGAGCGCTGTTTCTCGGTGAGGCTGTCTGTCATCACCTGTCGCGGGCCCGAACTGGTCTGGGTGGGCCGCTCGATTTCTCGCTTCGAGACGAGTTCTGAGTCTGCGAACACGTCGGTCAGGTCCTCGACCACCGCTCGAACGTCGGTGCGCCGCGAGAACACGCCCGCCACCTCAGCGACGCCGTCTTCGACGGTCATCGTCTCGACGGTTCCACCGCGTGCGACGAGCGTCGAAACGACCGTCTGGTCGGTCACGACGAACTCGAGGAGGGCTCCCGACGCGAAGTCGCGAATCAGCCGCGCTTCGGTGACCGAGTCGGTGTCGTCGATTGCGTCGAGAACGGCCCGCACTTCGGCCCCGCGGACGGTCACGAAGTAGAGGAGGGCGTGGTCTTCGACCGGGACGACGCCTTCGACTTCGAACCCACAACCGAGTCGCTGGGCGGTGGCGACGAGGAAGTCCTGTGAATCGGTCGTCCGAAACGCCAGTTCGACCCCGGTGTCGGCGAGCAGGAGACGTTTTCGTTCGAGCGACGTGATGACCTCGCCGACCCGTCTGGCAACGTCCGTGAGCAGTTCGCGGTCGGCCGACTCGACCGACGGGTGGGCCACACAGAGCAGTCCGTTGACGCGTTCGTTCGACTTGAGTGGGGCGACGACGAGCGCACAGCCCGTGAGCCGCCCGCCGACGTGGGCGAGGACGTTTCGGATGACG
This sequence is a window from Haladaptatus sp. QDMS2. Protein-coding genes within it:
- a CDS encoding DUF4212 domain-containing protein, encoding MQENNTHDSTGSSSMETDGGTLTQAAQQHRRTNYLEEEVNLLSPSTAFMRDHLKIVWASFAIWALIVFGPVTATVVAPDVMTTTIPGIGFPLHYFLVAFGAPTGALVLAAVYARQRDKLDEKYGIDHGTAGSASKKAGTSDSKAASGGADQ
- the acs gene encoding acetate--CoA ligase, translated to MSQDTNTELEARLAEQERFSPPESFVQQANVADEGIYDEFENEWPGCWEQAADVLDWETDYDTVLDDSNPPFFEWFTGGSLNASANCIDRHLDEHGDEAAIEWVGEPTDEANRTYTYRELHREVNEFAAALRDLGVEEDDIVTLYMPMIPELPIAMLACARIGAPHSVVFAGFSADALATRMNAADSAYLVTCDGYYRRGDPLEHKAKADEGLSGVEHDVETVVVDRLDEDYDHPMEASQHDYDELVAAQEGATVDPVSRDAEDMLFLMYTSGTTGQPKGVKHTTGGYLAYTAWTSQAVLDVKAEDTYFCAADIGWITGHSYIVYGPLALGTTTMMYEGTPDYPEKDRLWEIVDEYDANQLYTAPTAIRAFMKWGSQYPESHDLSSLRLLGTVGEPINPRAWKWYYKHIGGEECPVVDTWWQTETGGMMITTLPGVGEMSPGSAGPPLPGIDARIVDTEGNEVDAGRAGYLTVNKPWPGMLRTLYQNDERYIEEYWRTYSDTNSDDPDDWVYFPEDGAKISEDGYITVLGRVDDVINVSGHRLGTMEIESAIVDVEGVAEAAVVGGHHDVKGEAVYAYVITEDGYEGDDEMAERIIEGVNSAIGPIARPEQVVFTPELPKTRSGKIMRRLLEDIANGDELGNTSTLRNPDIVSEIAAKVQDD
- a CDS encoding cation acetate symporter, whose translation is MILPLQAEALDISFKLVPAIIVFLMMASFLVIGYIFKVADTEGMWVAGRGIGNIENGMAIGANWMSAASYLGLAGLVALSGFYGLAFIVGWTTGYFVLLIFLAAQMRRFGKYTAPDFVADRFNSPTARALAAFTTLLIAYVYSVGQARGMGLVGQYVFGLDIIPMIVVMMTITVGYLALSGMLGATKNMAVQYVILIIAFLAGVYVVGFTQGYSTILPQIEYGMLINDLGREFSAPFENASYYIWIATAFSLIFGTCGLPHVLVRFYTVKSERTARWSTVWGLFFILLLYWAAPAMAAFGVDLFAQVNNIGPDAVFSGSQAMSGAEGDVIVVLAAQFANLPRWFVGLVAAGAMAAAIATTAGLFITASSAVAHDIYAELINKDATQRQQVLIGRATIVVIGALVTVTAFNPPALIGELVAYAFSLAGTVLFPMFFLGLWWENTNREGALAGMTVGLLLWITSVVNSVLPAYVPFLADIAGGSGQALIPIYAQYVPPIGAALVGTPLVFLVTIAVSLATPEPPMEIKQMVRQCHSPEPMGQQQSAEDFVNKSGGKTPADD
- a CDS encoding carboxymuconolactone decarboxylase family protein, with product MEGMLGQVPSWMENLAESASEHSWGLFRDLNLGEDTELSAREKALIGVGVAAAISCPFCTYFHTEEARLSGVKDEELKEAVNLAADTKYFSTILHGNETDLDDFKTETDEIVKYITEQQATADD
- a CDS encoding bacterio-opsin activator domain-containing protein codes for the protein MLPDVAHDLRKFVAVNDRDPDDDVFDVSPRRIQMLVTDVAARTDDERLQSVSPRDLRQYYAHHLLECEGIHPQVVRAVGGWKSLESLDPYLEPPSRAAIIDAFEPLRAPHGQEGTEPNDAPSARSDALLSCVHALGTELADATTREEVERATCEVLAGEYRTVWVCDEQGVPRTYANHREGETDLRDIVDEAGGVDSFEGESQAIVIRNVLAHVGGRLTGCALVVAPLKSNERVNGLLCVAHPSVESADRELLTDVARRVGEVITSLERKRLLLADTGVELAFRTTDSQDFLVATAQRLGCGFEVEGVVPVEDHALLYFVTVRGAEVRAVLDAIDDTDSVTEARLIRDFASGALLEFVVTDQTVVSTLVARGGTVETMTVEDGVAEVAGVFSRRTDVRAVVEDLTDVFADSELVSKREIERPTQTSSGPRQVMTDSLTEKQRSVLRAAYFSGYFEWPRGSTAEELAASMDVSSPTLHNHLRKAQQKVLTAVIEDADAAVRE